The Gammaproteobacteria bacterium sequence TACCGAGGAAGTCTTCTCAAATTATGCGTAATCATTTTATAGTGGCTTTGCTATAGCTTGTGAAAGGTTTCATCGTTCAGGCTGATCAAGGCTTGTGCCTGAGCGCGTAACAGATCCATCCAAAACCAACTTTGCTCTGGGATGTGCAGACGCTCACGAAGCGAATCAACCTCGGCGATGTTTCCATTCAACGCGGTAATGGCATAGCGTCCACAAGGGTCATCGGTCAGCAAATTGAGGTGTTCGGCGAGTGCATCCAACCATTTCTGGGGTCTGTGCTTGACGATTTGTGCTTGGATATCCGCTAGCGTTCGTCTCAGAAAATCTCTCAGCTCACGCCAATTAGATTGGCTGTGGCTATCCATGTCCCCGTTGAATTGGAAATAGGTATCCAACAGGCCATGCCACCAATGTGCGGGCAGGGTTTTATTACCGTGGATACGGGATTCGATTTGGCGCAAGACTTGAGGGAAGCGATGGACATCCGCAATCAACCTGCGCTGATCTGTACCGTAAGGACGGTTTAGTGCATGGCACAGATAGCGCAATCTGGTATCACAGGCCTGTTCCACCCCATCGCGATACAAAATTTCCAGCGCACGATCCAGGTGTTGTGGTGGTGGGCTGAGGTTGGTTTGACCGGAACCATGGCGTCGGTCGAGTTCTACCGCCAACTGGGCCATCTTCTCGAAAGGCCCGATGCGGGGGTATTTACGCTGGGCTTCATCCAGCAAGAAGGCATTTAGATCCTTCTGTAGTTGATCAAGTGCGAACATTAAAGCCATCTTATGAATAGTTATCAACCAATGCTGTATTGTTATGATTTGATCGCGCCACGCGCTGCCTCTGCCAAAAAGCTAGAGCGCACCATGTCGTGATCGCGGATATACCCACCGATTTTAGTCAGTAAAAATCGCAATAACGTGATATGGATTTTTTCGGCTGGGCCAAAATAACGCTCCACAGGAACCTCAACTACCGCCCAAATCCATTTG is a genomic window containing:
- a CDS encoding hypothetical protein (Evidence 5 : Unknown function), whose amino-acid sequence is MALMFALDQLQKDLNAFLLDEAQRKYPRIGPFEKMAQLAVELDRRHGSGQTNLSPPPQHLDRALEILYRDGVEQACDTRLRYLCHALNRPYGTDQRRLIADVHRFPQVLRQIESRIHGNKTLPAHWWHGLLDTYFQFNGDMDSHSQSNWRELRDFLRRTLADIQAQIVKHRPQKWLDALAEHLNLLTDDPCGRYAITALNGNIAEVDSLRERLHIPEQSWFWMDLLRAQAQALISLNDETFHKL